GGCTTGTACGGAATGTAAGCAGCGGAACTACAATACTACTAAGAATAAGAAGAATGACCCCGATAGGCTAGAGCTGAGAAAATATTGTAAATTTTGTAAAAAACATACTCTTCACAGGGAAACGAGATGATTAAGAAAAAATTTGAGGGTGTGAAGATGATGACAAAGAGTGCCCAGGGCAAAGCCGAAACAAAGGTATCTGCCAGAAGGAAAAAAATCGTTAAATATTTTCGAGATGTCGTTTCAGAAGTAAGAAAAGTATCTTGGCCCGACCGCAAGGAGTTGGTTAATGCTACTGTTGCAGCCATAATTTTCATTGTGATTTTTGCAATAGTAGTGGGGATAGTGGACCTTATCCTAGGCCAGCTCCTTAAGTTGATTACCTGATGTAGGGGAGGGGGCCAAATTAAAAGGGAGGCCCTTTGCGTATGAGCGAAAAAGAGCAAGCAAAATGGTATGTGGTTCACACTTATTCGGGGTATGAAAACAAGGTAAAGGCCAATATTGAAAAGATGGTAGAAAGTCGCGGAATGCAGGATTTGATCCTGGAAGTAAAAGTTCCTACCGAAGAGCAGATTGAGTTCAAAAACGGCAAAAAGAAAGTGGTCAGCAAAAAGATATTTCCAGGATATGTATTGGTCAAGATGATTATGACCGATGAATCGTGGCACCTTGTCCGCAATACCAGAGGTGTGACGGGATTTGTAGGCCCTGGTTCGAAGCCCATACCTCTTACTCCAGAAGAGGTACGCATGATGGGAGTTGAAGATGTGCCCATCAAGTTAGATATAGAGGTGGGCGATAATGTGCGCGTTACTTCAGGGCCGCTGGAGAATTTCATTGGGGTTGTGGAAGAGATTTATCCCGATAAACAAAAGGTGAGAGTATTGATTTCGATGTTTGGCAGGGAAACCCCCCTAGAATTGCGATACAATCAGATACAGAAGATTTAAGGAGGTGTAAAGGATGGCCAAGAAAGTAGTAGCTATGGTAAAGCTCCAGATTCCTGCTGGGAAAGCCACTCCTGCTCCGCCAGTTGGGCCTGCGTTGGGACAGCATGGAGTTAATATAATGGCGTTTTGTAAGGAGTTTAACGAAAGAACTGCCAAACAGGCAGGGTTGATTATACCGGTTGTTATCACTGTGTATCAGGATAGATCTTTTACATTTATTACTAAGACGCCTCCGGCGGCTGTTCTCTTGAAGAGGGCTGCTGGGATTGAAAAGGGTTCCGCTGCTCCTAACCGTGAAAAGGTGGGCAGAGTGACAAAACAGCAGATTAGAGAAATTGCTGAGCTCAAAATGCCCGACTTAAATACTACAAGCCTAGAAGCAGCCATGAGCATGATTGCAGGGACGGCTCGTAGTATGGGTATAATTGTGGAAGATTGATAAAAATTGTGGGAGGAAATTTTTTTCCGCTTAACACCACAAGGAGGTTAGAACATGAAGCGAGGGAAGAGATATCAAGAACTGTTAAAGTTGGTTGATCGTACCAAACTGTACGACCCAGAAGAAGCGGTAAGGCTGGTAAAGCAGACCGCTAATGCAAAGTTTGATGAAACCGTTGAAGTAGCTGTTAGGTTAGGAGTTGATCCGCGACATGCTGATCAACAGGTACGTGGCACAGTAGTATTGCCAAATGGCACTGGTAAGACCGTGAAGGTGCTGGTATTTGCCAAGGGGGATAAGGCGAGAGAGGCCGAAGAGGCTGGTGCTGATTATGTAGGCGCTGAGGAGTTGGTGACGCGCATACAAAACGAGGGTTGGCTGGACTTTGATGTATGTGTTGCTACGCCCGATATGATGGCCGTGGTAGGTAGATTGGGTCGAATCTTAGGTCCTCGAGGGTTGATGCCCAATCCCAAAGCTGGTACAGTGACCATGGAGGTAGGAAAGGCTGTAAGGGATATCAAAGCTGGTAAGGTAGAATATCGTGTGGATAAAGCAGGTATTGTGCATGTGCCTATTGGGAAAGCGTCATTTGAAGAAAATAAATTGCTTGAAAATTTACGGGCTTTGATAGAGGCTATTGTTAGGGCTAAGCCTGCAGCAGCCAAGGGCACTTACCTGAAAAGCATAGTGTTATCCAGCACTATGGGTCCAGGGATTAAAGTAAACCCAGCAAAGTTTTAATTGAGGCTGCCAAGCCAAAGAGAGTTCAAAATTAACGTGTGGCTTACCGCAGACAGTAGGTGCTTTAAGCTTAAATGTGTTTTACACAGCCTACCGAGGTAAGGTAAAGGGACAGATTGCAGTGCCCTCTTACTGTTTTGCGGTAAGAGGGTTTTTTAATTTTTTGTTTACCTTCGCTTTGAAGGAGGTGAGAGAGAAAATGCCGGTCCGTGAAGAAAAAGTTCAAATAGTAGCTGAGATTAAAGAAAGGTTAGCCAATTCAAGCAGCGCTATATTGGTGGACTACAAAGGCCTGACGGTTGAGGAGGTAAATCAGCTACGAAAAAAGTTTCGTGAAGCGGGGGTAATCTACAAGGTATACAAGAATACTTTGATAGAGATTGCGGCGCGGGAGTTGGGTTTAGAAGGTTTAATACCCCATTTGGAAGGCCCTACAGCTATAGCCTTTGGTGTGAAGGATCCAGTAGCTCCGGCTAAGATCCTAATGGACACCATGAAAGAGCTCAATAAAATGGAATTCAAGGTCGGAGTGGTAGAGGGAAGAGTGATCGATGTAGAGGGCATTAAAGCATTGGCCACGCTCCCATCCAGGGAAGAGCTTATTGCAAAAATGCTTGGCAGCTTGAATGCTCCCATTGCCAATTTGGTGGGAGTACTCAGTGGCCCAATCAGAGCGCTGGTATATGCTTTAAATGCTATAAAGGCACAGAAGGAAGCTTAAAAAATGCAATTGCTTGAAATTTAAGGAACATTAAAAAAAGGAGGTAGTTTGGTATGGATAAAAATCAACTGATAGAAGCTATTAAGAACATGACGGTTTTAGAATTGGCAGAGCTGGTAAAGGCTTTGGAGGAAGAGTTTGGTGTAAGTGCTGCCGCTCCAGTAGCTGTTGCACCGATAGCTGGCGCGCCTGGTGCTGCCGCTGCTCCAGCTGAAGAGGAAAAAACAGAGTTTGATGTCATCCTGGCTGATGTTGGGCCAGAGAAGATCAAGGTCATTAAAGTTGTACGCGAACTTACTGGACTGGGTCTGAAAGAAGCCAAGGATTTGGTTGAAAGTGCACCTAAGCCAGTCAAGGAAGGCGTTAGCAAACAGGAAGCTGAGGCAGCCAAAGCCAAGCTTGAAGAAGTGGGCGCAAAAGTTCAGATTAAGTGATAGGGCAGCATGATGAAAAATAAAAAAGGGACTCACAAAGAGTCCCTTTTTTATGTGCATTTTTAAAATTTTTCCCGTTGACATATACACAAAATTGTGGTAACATTAAAAATTGCATTAGCAGGCAGGAATGGCGTAGTCTATTTGTTTTTTTTCTTCTGTGTTTATATTTTACACCGAATAGGGTATAAATTTCAAGGGAATAATTTATAATAAGGCAAATGCAGGTTCACGGTTTGTAAAACCAAAGGGGGACCTTTTTGTCATTTTTTGTTTTTAATTTTCGGTTGTTTATAAGAGTAATAACTAAGCCACTATGAAGAGGCATACATTGTCAATGCTTAATAAATTTAAGGGGTGAAAATTGATGGTGCGTCCAGTACAAGTAGGAAACAGGATAAGGATGAGCTATTCTCGAATTGATGAAGTACTTGATATCCCGAACTTAATCGAGGTTCAAAGGAATTCATATGAGTGGTTTTTAAAAGAAGGT
Above is a window of Caldicoprobacter guelmensis DNA encoding:
- the rplL gene encoding 50S ribosomal protein L7/L12 — translated: MDKNQLIEAIKNMTVLELAELVKALEEEFGVSAAAPVAVAPIAGAPGAAAAPAEEEKTEFDVILADVGPEKIKVIKVVRELTGLGLKEAKDLVESAPKPVKEGVSKQEAEAAKAKLEEVGAKVQIK
- the rplA gene encoding 50S ribosomal protein L1, with amino-acid sequence MKRGKRYQELLKLVDRTKLYDPEEAVRLVKQTANAKFDETVEVAVRLGVDPRHADQQVRGTVVLPNGTGKTVKVLVFAKGDKAREAEEAGADYVGAEELVTRIQNEGWLDFDVCVATPDMMAVVGRLGRILGPRGLMPNPKAGTVTMEVGKAVRDIKAGKVEYRVDKAGIVHVPIGKASFEENKLLENLRALIEAIVRAKPAAAKGTYLKSIVLSSTMGPGIKVNPAKF
- the rplJ gene encoding 50S ribosomal protein L10 encodes the protein MPVREEKVQIVAEIKERLANSSSAILVDYKGLTVEEVNQLRKKFREAGVIYKVYKNTLIEIAARELGLEGLIPHLEGPTAIAFGVKDPVAPAKILMDTMKELNKMEFKVGVVEGRVIDVEGIKALATLPSREELIAKMLGSLNAPIANLVGVLSGPIRALVYALNAIKAQKEA
- the nusG gene encoding transcription termination/antitermination protein NusG; its protein translation is MSEKEQAKWYVVHTYSGYENKVKANIEKMVESRGMQDLILEVKVPTEEQIEFKNGKKKVVSKKIFPGYVLVKMIMTDESWHLVRNTRGVTGFVGPGSKPIPLTPEEVRMMGVEDVPIKLDIEVGDNVRVTSGPLENFIGVVEEIYPDKQKVRVLISMFGRETPLELRYNQIQKI
- the rplK gene encoding 50S ribosomal protein L11; protein product: MAKKVVAMVKLQIPAGKATPAPPVGPALGQHGVNIMAFCKEFNERTAKQAGLIIPVVITVYQDRSFTFITKTPPAAVLLKRAAGIEKGSAAPNREKVGRVTKQQIREIAELKMPDLNTTSLEAAMSMIAGTARSMGIIVED
- the secE gene encoding preprotein translocase subunit SecE — its product is MTKSAQGKAETKVSARRKKIVKYFRDVVSEVRKVSWPDRKELVNATVAAIIFIVIFAIVVGIVDLILGQLLKLIT
- the rpmG gene encoding 50S ribosomal protein L33: MRVNITLACTECKQRNYNTTKNKKNDPDRLELRKYCKFCKKHTLHRETR